One genomic window of Oscillospiraceae bacterium includes the following:
- a CDS encoding ATP-binding protein: MIARKAHLDNLIRFRDKQLIKVVTGIRRCGKSTLLELYQNYLRGDGVTDEQIISINLEEGEYDEIETYKQLYSFVLAHIVPDKKMYIFLDEVQRVTEFQKCVDSLYVKKNCDVYITGSNVYLLSGELATLLSGRYVEIKMLPLSFKEYVSAFPENTNLERLYADYIQNSAFPYALEISNQKDRRQYLQGIYDTIVLKDVVARKKFPDIAMLKSVVRFMFDNIGNLCSTKSLADTMTSAGRKIAVHTVESYLTALTDSFILYQTGRYDIKGKQHLKTGHKYYAADIGLRYALLGTKKADLGHILENIIFLELMRRGYEVYIGKIGNAEVDFIAVGEEGEEYYQVAHTVIDPSGATLRRELASLDSINDHNPKFLLTMDNTPLTSHNGIKQINALDWLLK, encoded by the coding sequence ATGATAGCGCGCAAAGCGCACCTCGATAACCTTATCCGTTTTCGGGACAAACAACTCATCAAGGTCGTTACGGGGATACGCAGGTGCGGCAAATCCACGCTGCTCGAACTGTACCAGAATTACCTGCGCGGAGACGGCGTTACGGACGAGCAGATTATCTCTATCAACCTTGAAGAAGGGGAATACGACGAGATAGAAACATATAAGCAGCTATACAGCTTTGTATTGGCGCACATTGTGCCGGACAAAAAGATGTACATCTTTTTAGATGAAGTCCAGCGGGTAACAGAGTTTCAAAAATGCGTTGACAGCCTGTATGTCAAGAAAAACTGTGACGTATACATCACAGGCTCAAACGTTTACTTGCTTTCGGGGGAGCTGGCCACCCTACTTTCGGGGCGGTATGTGGAAATCAAAATGCTGCCGCTGTCTTTCAAGGAGTACGTTTCTGCGTTTCCTGAGAACACGAATCTTGAACGGCTGTACGCCGACTATATCCAAAACAGCGCGTTCCCTTACGCCTTAGAAATCTCAAACCAAAAGGATAGGCGGCAGTATCTGCAAGGAATATATGACACGATTGTTTTGAAGGACGTCGTTGCCCGCAAAAAATTTCCCGACATCGCCATGCTCAAAAGTGTCGTCCGCTTTATGTTTGATAACATCGGCAATCTTTGCTCTACAAAAAGCCTTGCGGATACAATGACCTCTGCAGGACGAAAAATCGCCGTCCATACGGTAGAAAGCTATCTGACTGCGCTGACCGACAGCTTTATCCTGTATCAGACAGGGCGGTATGACATAAAGGGCAAGCAGCATCTGAAAACAGGCCATAAATATTATGCCGCCGACATCGGTTTGCGCTATGCTCTGCTTGGAACTAAAAAAGCGGATTTAGGGCATATTCTTGAAAATATCATATTCCTTGAATTGATGCGCCGGGGTTATGAAGTCTATATCGGCAAGATCGGAAATGCGGAGGTTGACTTTATCGCTGTCGGTGAGGAGGGTGAGGAATACTATCAAGTGGCGCACACCGTGATTGACCCGAGCGGCGCAACCTTGCGCCGTGAGCTTGCCTCATTGGACTCCATCAATGATCATAACCCGAAATTCCTTTTGACAATGGACAACACACCGCTCACCTCACATAACGGCATAAAACAAATTAACGCGCTGGACTGGCTCTTGAAATAA
- a CDS encoding BlaI/MecI/CopY family transcriptional regulator, whose product MGETIRRLPDAELEVMLVIWEADGPVNSQYVLERIGRRRSWQRGTLLTVLARLTEKGFLFCQKQYRNNLYSARVELETYRQSEGRAMFGKLYGNSFENLVASFYRGQVISKEDLSKLRAFLESAEEEEEGEET is encoded by the coding sequence ATGGGTGAGACGATCAGACGGCTGCCCGATGCGGAGCTGGAGGTCATGCTGGTGATCTGGGAGGCCGACGGGCCGGTGAACTCTCAGTATGTTTTGGAGCGGATCGGCCGGCGGCGGTCCTGGCAGCGGGGCACGCTCCTGACCGTGCTCGCGCGGCTGACGGAGAAGGGCTTTTTGTTCTGCCAGAAGCAGTACCGCAACAATCTGTACAGCGCGCGCGTGGAGCTGGAGACATACCGGCAGAGCGAGGGCCGGGCGATGTTTGGAAAGCTGTACGGCAATTCGTTTGAGAACCTGGTGGCCTCCTTTTACCGCGGGCAGGTGATCTCAAAGGAAGACCTATCGAAACTGCGGGCCTTTCTCGAAAGCGCCGAAGAGGAGGAGGAGGGGGAGGAGACATGA
- a CDS encoding M56 family metallopeptidase, protein MTDNAFVAGLLLTSLTTSLLVLPLKLLTGYLGKRYTPKWKYWAWLALSLRLLIPIAAAAPRAPIQIPIPALRIERPLPAADPAAPALTGALSTQNSALSTPAPQAPAPVPAQNALTEELSTQHSKLSTPRASAAHVWLLGVVCMAVYHILGYGLGRRRLLRWSVPAGESAAGAVYAWLAQEMDIQKPPRLYISRRAAGPLLTGLVKPIIVLPHGSDSEAELRLILRHELTHSKRRDVWYKLLLLTVNVLHWYNPLVYLMRREAEEDLELVCDRETTKSQTFAEKQEYGGVILKTASEKRVHSAMSTSFPSTAKILRRRLENLLAGQKKSGVIPFCAFLLLVGVTGTLAACQPVPPAPMGELNIQNSELSTAAPPAPPLSDVMIDVEPPVTAEQSEFPRKLASLDEAVVIETVRKDMEDFWDISLEGIPVFVNEVDEFSNEGTPKRLVTFFSEEQSLLYDATIEIGTQTLIELDSLDHRAKTVADAFKSEDYIAAAAAIARDKLSLSPDSTKAVCYLPTGRDKEILDYYFVRVVFPDDLFYVEVSIDDLSPLCYRFFSDANELEAHLARDSVVL, encoded by the coding sequence ATGACGGACAACGCATTTGTGGCAGGGTTGCTGCTCACGTCTCTGACCACCAGCCTTCTGGTGCTGCCGTTGAAGCTGCTCACCGGGTATCTCGGGAAACGCTATACGCCCAAATGGAAATATTGGGCGTGGCTGGCGCTCTCCCTGCGCCTGCTGATCCCCATCGCCGCGGCGGCGCCCCGCGCGCCAATCCAGATCCCCATACCCGCGCTGCGCATCGAACGCCCCCTCCCGGCAGCGGACCCAGCCGCACCCGCCCTCACGGGAGCACTCAGCACTCAAAACTCAGCACTCAGCACTCCGGCGCCGCAGGCGCCGGCCCCGGTCCCGGCCCAAAACGCCCTTACAGAGGAACTCAGCACTCAGCACTCAAAACTCAGCACTCCGCGCGCAAGCGCGGCCCACGTCTGGCTGCTGGGCGTCGTCTGCATGGCGGTCTATCACATCCTCGGGTACGGTCTCGGCCGCAGGCGGCTCCTCCGGTGGAGCGTGCCGGCCGGGGAGAGCGCGGCGGGCGCGGTCTACGCGTGGCTCGCACAGGAGATGGACATACAAAAGCCGCCCCGCCTGTACATCAGCCGCCGTGCGGCGGGCCCGCTGCTCACCGGGCTTGTGAAGCCCATCATCGTGCTGCCGCACGGCAGTGACAGCGAGGCGGAGCTGCGCCTGATTCTGCGGCACGAACTCACGCACAGCAAGCGGCGCGACGTGTGGTACAAACTGCTGCTGCTCACGGTCAATGTGCTGCACTGGTACAATCCGCTTGTGTACCTGATGCGCCGGGAGGCGGAGGAAGATCTGGAACTGGTTTGCGACAGGGAGACGACCAAGAGCCAGACCTTCGCGGAAAAACAGGAATATGGAGGGGTTATTTTGAAAACGGCATCAGAAAAGCGCGTTCATTCGGCCATGTCCACTTCGTTTCCGAGCACGGCGAAAATACTTCGGCGGCGGCTGGAGAACCTTCTTGCGGGCCAGAAAAAATCGGGCGTCATCCCCTTTTGCGCCTTCTTGCTGTTGGTGGGCGTGACGGGCACGCTGGCCGCCTGCCAGCCGGTACCGCCGGCGCCCATGGGAGAACTCAACATTCAGAACTCAGAACTCAGCACAGCGGCGCCGCCCGCGCCGCCGCTGTCCGACGTCATGATTGATGTCGAACCGCCCGTAACGGCAGAACAGAGTGAATTTCCCAGGAAACTGGCCAGTCTCGACGAAGCCGTCGTGATAGAAACGGTCAGGAAGGACATGGAAGACTTTTGGGACATCAGCCTTGAGGGGATCCCTGTGTTCGTCAATGAAGTAGACGAGTTCAGCAACGAAGGCACACCGAAGAGACTTGTCACCTTTTTCTCTGAGGAGCAATCTTTGCTCTATGACGCCACCATTGAGATAGGGACACAGACGCTCATAGAGCTGGACTCGCTGGACCACAGAGCCAAGACCGTAGCGGACGCATTCAAATCCGAGGACTACATCGCCGCCGCCGCCGCGATCGCCCGAGACAAACTGTCCCTCTCGCCGGACAGTACAAAGGCCGTCTGCTATTTGCCGACGGGCAGAGACAAGGAGATCCTTGACTATTATTTTGTTCGCGTGGTGTTCCCTGACGATCTCTTCTATGTAGAAGTTTCGATAGACGACCTGTCGCCTCTGTGCTATCGGTTTTTCTCAGACGCCAACGAATTGGAGGCGCATCTCGCGAGGGACTCGGTGGTTTTATAG
- a CDS encoding DHH family phosphoesterase, which yields MNNRKLLRVLEPGARLSFLAMLLFAAASAFVNTWLAVGEGAAVVLLYLIYRRFLAARRREIVRYLEGLTQDVGAAMGDSLVNFPLPMVILKLDNGEILWSNERFFEIAGEREHLFEVKIGDVAPGFHTKFLLEGKREHPLEISLRGRQYNVFGSVASVGADPTQARSLLGTLYWIDVTEASALRREYALSRPVTALVVLDNYEEIVKNLNDSQKSGMLAAIDDRVAAWAAPAEGVLRKFDRDRFLFLFEERHLAAFIEGKFSLLDAARAIVSPGGIPVTLSIGIGKDGATLREDFGYAALAIDMALSRGGDQAIIKNRLSFEFYGGRSKEFEKRTKVKSRVMANTLARLISDSSNVLIMGHQNADIDSVGAAVGVAAAVRKRGRKPYIVIDRTHTAAERLLRKMEDLPGADDLFVTAQTAMLLAGRDTLLIVVDTNRPELVESPNLLQACTRIALVDHHRRASNYIERVALGFHEPYASSASELVTELLQYMLDQGDLHRLEAVALLAGIALDTKNFTMHTGVRTFEAAAFLRGAGADTVEIKKLFQSDLAAAVARYDVVRNARMYKGQVALAAVEAPVDRTVAAQAADELLGIAGVDASIVLFPEGEQVMLSARSLGRINVQVVMEKLGGGGHQTIAGAQVPGRSVQTVLTRLLHAIDQYLEENPTNAERV from the coding sequence GTGAACAATCGCAAACTGTTGCGGGTGCTGGAGCCGGGGGCGCGGCTATCCTTCTTGGCTATGCTCCTCTTCGCGGCGGCCTCCGCCTTTGTGAACACTTGGTTGGCCGTCGGAGAAGGCGCGGCCGTCGTCCTTCTGTACCTCATCTACCGCCGATTTCTTGCCGCGCGCCGGCGGGAGATCGTCCGCTACCTGGAGGGGCTGACGCAGGACGTGGGCGCCGCGATGGGCGACTCACTTGTGAACTTCCCGCTGCCAATGGTCATCCTGAAGCTCGACAACGGCGAGATCCTCTGGTCGAACGAGCGATTTTTCGAGATCGCCGGGGAACGGGAACACCTCTTTGAGGTGAAGATCGGCGACGTGGCGCCCGGGTTTCATACGAAGTTCCTGCTGGAGGGCAAGCGCGAACACCCGCTGGAGATCTCTTTGCGGGGGCGGCAGTACAATGTGTTCGGCAGCGTGGCCAGCGTCGGCGCCGACCCGACCCAGGCGCGGAGCCTGCTCGGTACCCTCTACTGGATCGACGTGACCGAGGCCTCCGCGTTGCGCCGGGAGTATGCGCTGTCGCGCCCGGTGACAGCCCTTGTGGTGCTGGACAACTACGAGGAGATCGTGAAAAATCTGAACGACTCGCAAAAGTCGGGGATGCTGGCCGCCATCGACGACCGCGTCGCCGCCTGGGCCGCGCCCGCCGAGGGCGTTTTGCGTAAATTTGACAGAGACCGCTTCCTGTTCCTCTTCGAGGAACGCCACTTGGCCGCCTTCATCGAGGGGAAATTTTCGCTGCTCGACGCGGCGCGCGCCATCGTGAGCCCGGGCGGTATCCCGGTGACGCTCAGCATCGGCATTGGAAAAGACGGCGCCACGCTGCGGGAGGACTTCGGCTACGCGGCGCTCGCCATCGACATGGCGCTCTCCCGCGGGGGGGACCAGGCCATCATCAAAAACCGGCTCTCGTTTGAATTCTACGGCGGCCGTTCAAAGGAGTTCGAAAAGCGCACGAAGGTCAAGTCCCGCGTCATGGCCAACACGCTGGCCCGGCTCATCTCCGACTCGTCCAACGTGCTCATCATGGGCCACCAGAACGCGGACATCGACAGCGTGGGCGCGGCCGTCGGCGTGGCCGCCGCCGTGCGCAAACGCGGGCGCAAGCCGTACATCGTCATCGACCGGACGCACACCGCGGCCGAGCGACTGCTGCGGAAGATGGAGGACCTGCCGGGCGCCGACGACCTCTTTGTGACCGCACAGACCGCCATGCTGCTCGCGGGCCGCGACACCTTGCTCATCGTGGTCGACACGAACCGGCCGGAACTCGTCGAGTCCCCGAATCTCCTTCAGGCATGCACCCGCATCGCCCTGGTAGACCACCACCGCCGCGCGTCGAACTACATAGAGCGCGTGGCGCTGGGGTTCCACGAGCCGTATGCCTCGTCGGCCAGCGAACTTGTCACGGAGCTGCTCCAGTACATGCTGGACCAGGGCGACCTGCACCGACTGGAGGCCGTGGCGTTGCTCGCCGGCATCGCGCTCGACACGAAAAATTTCACGATGCACACCGGCGTACGCACCTTCGAGGCGGCGGCCTTCCTGCGCGGCGCGGGGGCCGACACCGTGGAGATCAAAAAACTCTTCCAGAGCGACCTTGCGGCGGCCGTCGCGCGCTACGACGTGGTGCGCAACGCCCGGATGTACAAGGGGCAAGTGGCGCTGGCGGCGGTGGAGGCGCCGGTCGACCGGACGGTGGCGGCCCAGGCCGCCGACGAACTGCTCGGCATCGCCGGGGTGGACGCCTCTATCGTCCTCTTCCCGGAGGGAGAGCAAGTCATGCTGTCGGCGCGGTCTTTGGGGCGGATCAACGTGCAGGTCGTCATGGAGAAGCTCGGCGGCGGCGGGCACCAGACCATCGCCGGCGCCCAGGTGCCGGGCCGTTCGGTCCAGACCGTGCTGACGCGGCTGCTGCACGCGATAGACCAATATTTGGAAGAAAATCCGACGAACGCGGAACGCGTGTGA
- the rplI gene encoding 50S ribosomal protein L9 encodes MKVILQQDVTGQGKRGDLVEVSEGYARNYLLPRNLATKATPDALNAYKLQERARQDGAVRAKERAQDLAERMKDMVVHVHAKAGSQGRLFGAVTAAHVADALKAQYRLEIDKHKLVLEEPIKHYGRHEIKVKLGSEISARLQVEVGE; translated from the coding sequence ATGAAAGTGATATTGCAGCAGGATGTGACCGGGCAGGGGAAGAGAGGAGACCTGGTGGAGGTGTCCGAGGGGTATGCCCGCAACTATCTGCTGCCGAGGAACCTGGCGACAAAGGCGACGCCCGACGCGCTAAACGCCTACAAGCTGCAGGAGAGGGCGCGCCAGGACGGTGCGGTGCGCGCGAAAGAACGCGCGCAGGATCTGGCGGAGCGGATGAAGGACATGGTGGTGCATGTCCACGCGAAAGCCGGTTCGCAGGGCCGTCTGTTTGGTGCGGTGACGGCCGCCCACGTGGCGGACGCGCTGAAGGCACAGTACCGGCTGGAGATTGACAAGCACAAATTGGTTCTGGAAGAGCCTATCAAACATTACGGCCGCCACGAGATCAAAGTCAAACTGGGCTCCGAAATCTCCGCCCGCCTCCAAGTGGAAGTCGGGGAGTGA
- the dnaB gene encoding replicative DNA helicase, which produces MDDLLTRHQLPHSVEAEQAVLGAMLIDARCVPDVVGLLHAEDFFISQNRDIFETIHSMFTLSQTVDPVTVLDGMRTRGLCADENAARSFLMSLMQVTPTAAHVREYAGIVRDRALLRQIAEAAADISVLAQGGQDEAETVLDSAERRVYDIRQGRADQSLHTVSAVLQEVFARLDELSRNKGGLPGLPTGLAEVDDYIGGLGRSNLILIASRPGMGKTSIALNIALNAVKQSGKTIVFFSLEMSREQLVMRLLSSEAFIDSRKLLTGDLSMEEWNRLIDASRALTRLDFRFDDNSAVGVTEMKAKCRRLDNLGLIVIDYLQLMQGSRRQENRVQEVADISRNLKIMAKELNVPVLCLSQLSRAAETRSEKNKRPMLSDLRESGAIEQDADVVMFLYRDEYYNEDTEDRNVAECIVAKNRHGATGTVRLQWLPQYTAFSSREWKHDGA; this is translated from the coding sequence GTGGATGATCTGCTGACGCGGCACCAGCTGCCGCACAGTGTGGAGGCGGAGCAGGCGGTGCTCGGCGCCATGCTCATCGACGCGCGCTGCGTGCCGGACGTCGTCGGACTCCTGCACGCCGAGGACTTCTTCATCTCCCAAAACCGGGACATCTTCGAGACCATTCATTCGATGTTCACGCTGTCGCAGACCGTTGACCCGGTCACGGTGCTGGACGGGATGCGCACGCGGGGCCTGTGCGCCGACGAGAACGCGGCGCGCTCCTTCCTCATGAGTCTCATGCAGGTGACGCCCACGGCCGCCCACGTGCGGGAGTATGCGGGCATCGTCCGCGATAGGGCGCTGCTGCGGCAGATCGCCGAGGCCGCCGCCGACATCTCCGTGCTGGCCCAAGGGGGGCAGGACGAGGCGGAGACCGTGCTGGACAGTGCGGAGCGGCGTGTCTACGACATCCGTCAGGGGCGGGCGGACCAGTCGCTGCACACGGTGTCGGCCGTGCTGCAGGAGGTGTTTGCACGGCTCGACGAGCTGTCGCGCAACAAGGGCGGGCTGCCGGGGTTGCCCACGGGTCTCGCTGAGGTGGATGACTACATCGGCGGTCTGGGTCGCTCCAATTTGATCTTGATCGCCTCCCGGCCCGGCATGGGCAAGACCAGCATCGCGCTGAACATCGCGCTGAACGCGGTCAAACAGAGCGGCAAAACGATCGTTTTTTTCTCGCTTGAGATGTCCCGAGAACAGCTTGTCATGCGCCTGCTCTCCAGCGAGGCGTTCATCGATTCACGCAAACTCCTGACGGGGGATCTCTCGATGGAGGAGTGGAACCGTCTGATCGACGCCTCCCGCGCGCTGACGCGCCTCGACTTCCGCTTTGACGACAACTCCGCCGTCGGGGTGACCGAGATGAAGGCCAAGTGCCGCCGTCTCGACAATCTGGGGCTCATTGTCATCGATTACTTGCAGCTCATGCAGGGCAGCCGCCGTCAGGAAAACCGCGTGCAGGAGGTGGCCGACATCTCCCGCAACCTCAAAATCATGGCCAAGGAGCTGAATGTGCCGGTGCTCTGCCTGTCGCAGCTCTCCCGCGCCGCCGAGACGCGCTCGGAGAAAAACAAACGCCCCATGCTCTCCGACCTGCGCGAGTCGGGCGCTATCGAACAGGACGCCGACGTCGTCATGTTCCTGTATCGGGACGAATACTACAACGAGGACACGGAGGACCGGAATGTGGCCGAGTGCATTGTGGCAAAGAATCGCCACGGCGCCACGGGCACCGTACGGCTGCAGTGGCTGCCGCAGTATACGGCCTTTTCGTCGCGGGAGTGGAAGCACGATGGGGCGTGA
- the tilS gene encoding tRNA lysidine(34) synthetase TilS, whose amino-acid sequence MGRDARPRLVASARRLAADEALFAPGARVLCALSGGADSVALLFFLWESRRVLGLEQVAAAHFHHGLRGADADEDEAFVRSLCAAHGISLTVGRAAVRTAAAACRMGIEETARALRYAFLAGAARAGGFGWIATGHTAGDNAETVLLHLARGAGLPGLTGIPAKRTLAAEEEEFMLSEDNMGIPAKRTLAAEEEEFMLSEDNRGIPAKRTLAAEEELALSEAGGRSGRQPLLVVRPLLTVTRAEVEAFLRARALPHREDLSNGDRTPARNRVRHEAVPALRTVNPKLEAAVSKMTALLRADEAFLAEQAARALPEIRPTPAGLSVDVGALWALPPALRTRAVRLLWARALGRDAPLPLHHVESVLALCVGASPSAAHHLPDGLTARREYGALIVGPPPPAPRAFTHTLRSAGETPVPEVGLLFVCRTIPPHTPAPPGALRLRAETLAGAPVLRPRREGDTLSLPGRPGGRTLKRLMIDRRVPRPLREALPVLADADGAVAAPFFGVDRAHAAAPDAPALLVTVHPLPDSALADRWRVWCRPDG is encoded by the coding sequence ATGGGGCGTGACGCGCGTCCGCGGCTCGTCGCGTCCGCGCGCCGTCTGGCCGCGGACGAGGCGCTGTTTGCGCCGGGCGCGCGCGTGCTCTGCGCGCTTTCCGGCGGCGCCGACTCGGTGGCGCTGCTGTTCTTTCTGTGGGAGAGCCGCCGGGTTCTGGGTCTTGAGCAGGTGGCCGCCGCCCACTTCCACCACGGCCTGCGCGGCGCCGACGCCGATGAAGACGAGGCGTTTGTCCGGTCGCTGTGCGCCGCCCACGGCATCTCGCTCACGGTGGGGCGGGCCGCCGTGCGGACCGCCGCGGCCGCGTGCCGGATGGGGATAGAAGAAACCGCCCGAGCGCTGCGGTATGCGTTTTTGGCCGGAGCGGCCCGGGCCGGCGGATTTGGATGGATCGCCACCGGACACACGGCCGGCGACAATGCGGAAACCGTTCTTCTCCACCTCGCCCGCGGCGCCGGCCTCCCCGGCTTGACGGGGATCCCCGCCAAACGGACGTTGGCGGCGGAAGAGGAAGAATTTATGTTGTCAGAGGACAACATGGGGATTCCCGCTAAACGGACGTTGGCGGCGGAAGAGGAAGAGTTTATGTTGTCAGAGGACAACAGGGGGATCCCCGCCAAACGGACGTTGGCGGCGGAAGAGGAGCTCGCGTTGTCTGAGGCCGGCGGGCGCTCCGGCCGGCAGCCGCTTTTGGTGGTGCGGCCGCTGCTCACGGTGACGCGGGCGGAGGTCGAGGCGTTTTTGCGGGCTCGGGCGCTGCCGCACCGGGAGGACCTGTCAAACGGCGACCGCACGCCGGCCCGCAACCGGGTGCGGCACGAGGCCGTGCCGGCGCTGCGCACTGTGAACCCGAAGCTGGAGGCGGCCGTGTCGAAGATGACCGCGCTGCTGCGCGCCGACGAGGCGTTTTTGGCGGAGCAGGCGGCCCGCGCGCTCCCAGAGATCCGGCCGACGCCGGCGGGTCTCTCGGTGGACGTTGGCGCGCTGTGGGCGCTGCCGCCGGCGCTGCGCACCCGCGCGGTCCGGCTCCTCTGGGCGCGGGCGCTGGGGCGCGACGCGCCGCTGCCGCTGCACCATGTGGAATCCGTCTTGGCGCTGTGCGTCGGGGCGTCTCCCTCCGCCGCCCACCATCTGCCGGACGGCCTGACCGCGCGTCGGGAGTACGGTGCGCTGATCGTCGGCCCGCCGCCGCCCGCGCCGCGCGCCTTCACGCACACCCTGCGGTCGGCGGGCGAGACGCCCGTACCCGAGGTCGGGCTGCTCTTTGTCTGCCGGACCATACCGCCGCATACGCCGGCGCCGCCCGGCGCGCTGCGGCTCCGCGCCGAGACGCTGGCGGGCGCGCCGGTCCTGCGGCCGCGCCGCGAGGGAGACACGCTCTCTCTGCCCGGCCGGCCCGGCGGCCGGACGCTGAAACGGCTGATGATCGACCGGCGGGTCCCCCGTCCGCTGCGCGAGGCGCTCCCGGTGCTGGCCGACGCCGACGGTGCGGTGGCCGCGCCCTTCTTCGGCGTGGACAGAGCCCACGCCGCGGCGCCGGACGCCCCGGCCCTGCTCGTCACCGTGCATCCCCTGCCGGACAGCGCGCTGGCGGACCGGTGGCGCGTCTGGTGCCGGCCGGACGGATGA
- the hpt gene encoding hypoxanthine phosphoribosyltransferase, with translation MHSDIEKILLSEETLAMRVRALAEKISVDFAGRRPLFIGVLKGAFIFLGDLVRHVTLSCDIDFLAVSSYGRQAVTAGAVRIIKDVDSDIGGRDVVIVEDILDSGLTLSYIISLMKARKPASVSICTLLDKPDRRKVPVEARYTGFCVPDEFVVGYGLDYANRFRNLPYVGVLKRSVYL, from the coding sequence ATGCATTCGGACATCGAAAAAATTTTGCTGAGTGAGGAGACGCTGGCGATGCGGGTGCGGGCGCTGGCGGAGAAGATTTCCGTGGACTTTGCCGGCCGTCGGCCGCTGTTCATCGGTGTGTTGAAGGGCGCCTTCATCTTTCTGGGCGACCTCGTGCGGCATGTGACGCTGTCCTGCGATATCGATTTTTTGGCGGTGTCCTCCTACGGGCGGCAGGCCGTTACGGCGGGCGCCGTCCGCATCATCAAAGACGTGGACAGCGACATCGGAGGCCGTGACGTGGTGATTGTGGAGGACATTCTTGACAGTGGCCTCACGTTAAGTTATATTATAAGTCTGATGAAGGCCAGAAAACCGGCCTCTGTCTCCATCTGTACGCTGCTGGATAAGCCAGACCGCCGGAAAGTCCCGGTCGAGGCGCGGTACACCGGATTTTGTGTCCCGGACGAGTTCGTCGTGGGGTACGGTCTCGATTACGCGAACCGCTTTCGCAATCTCCCCTATGTCGGGGTGCTGAAGCGGTCCGTGTATCTGTGA